In one window of Patescibacteria group bacterium DNA:
- the porA gene encoding pyruvate ferredoxin oxidoreductase, translating into MSNQIMEGSHAIAEVIANIKPAVISAYPITPQTHIVEDLAKMKADGKGTYEYVRAESEFAAASIVLGASATGVRTYTATSSQGLLLMVEAVFNIAGMRLPIVMTCANRGVSAPITIWNDHQDSMTVRDAGWIQLFAENHQEAIEQHILAYKIAESLKIPVMVNVDGFVLTHTYESVSIPTSKEIKNFLPDYKPEKNTFLDTANPVSLGAFATPAHYMGIREELHNDIRNAQKTIKDEYENLKKLVPSAIKQTEEKAIVNNGLIEYYGPKNPKTVIIAMGSVIGTIKDVIDEHNTGADNINFLTSGTGVLKIKTYRPFPQDEVLAIVKDAHEIAVIEKAISLGATDGPLGLDVKAAIKNKALTKVQTFVVGLGGRDITADMIKGIIKEVRTKGDEVKFVK; encoded by the coding sequence ATGTCTAATCAAATCATGGAGGGCTCTCACGCAATTGCTGAGGTGATTGCCAATATCAAACCAGCGGTGATTTCGGCTTACCCAATCACACCCCAGACTCACATCGTTGAAGACCTAGCCAAGATGAAGGCCGATGGCAAGGGAACCTATGAATATGTTCGTGCAGAATCAGAATTTGCCGCTGCTTCAATCGTACTTGGTGCGAGTGCCACTGGCGTGCGGACTTATACTGCAACTAGCTCACAAGGATTACTCTTGATGGTCGAAGCCGTCTTTAATATTGCCGGCATGCGTTTGCCGATTGTGATGACCTGCGCTAATCGTGGCGTCTCTGCTCCGATAACAATTTGGAATGATCACCAAGACTCAATGACTGTGCGTGACGCCGGCTGGATTCAACTATTTGCCGAGAATCACCAAGAAGCCATTGAGCAACATATCCTTGCTTACAAGATTGCCGAGTCTTTAAAAATTCCAGTCATGGTAAATGTTGACGGCTTTGTGCTTACTCACACTTATGAAAGCGTTTCCATTCCAACCAGCAAGGAAATCAAAAATTTCTTACCAGACTACAAGCCGGAAAAAAACACCTTTTTGGATACTGCTAACCCAGTCAGTCTAGGCGCTTTTGCCACTCCGGCGCATTACATGGGCATTCGTGAAGAATTACATAATGATATTCGTAATGCACAAAAGACCATTAAGGATGAATACGAAAATTTAAAGAAGTTAGTACCGAGCGCGATTAAACAAACTGAGGAAAAAGCGATTGTCAACAATGGCTTGATCGAATACTACGGACCAAAAAATCCCAAGACAGTTATTATTGCCATGGGTTCAGTTATCGGCACCATCAAAGATGTCATCGACGAGCACAATACCGGTGCTGATAATATCAACTTTCTTACTTCAGGAACTGGTGTCCTTAAAATAAAAACATATCGCCCTTTCCCACAAGACGAAGTCTTGGCAATCGTTAAAGATGCTCATGAGATTGCGGTCATTGAAAAAGCAATTTCACTCGGCGCGACTGACGGACCTTTGGGATTGGACGTGAAAGCCGCGATCAAGAATAAAGCTTTGACCAAGGTTCAGACTTTTGTCGTCGGATTAGGCGGACGAGATATTACTGCTGATATGATTAAAGGTATTATCAAAGAAGTGCGAACCAAGGGTGATGAAGTGAAGTTTGTGAAATAA
- a CDS encoding 4Fe-4S binding protein produces the protein MKIPVVSQPASTTVNKTGGWRTYIPATDFEKCIGCGTCSRVCPEGCIAMINKANKNKPQTDYDFCKGCGICAVECPVKCIKMNLEAK, from the coding sequence ATGAAAATACCTGTTGTTTCCCAACCTGCCTCAACCACGGTCAACAAGACTGGTGGCTGGCGCACTTACATTCCAGCTACTGACTTTGAAAAATGCATCGGTTGCGGCACTTGTTCACGTGTTTGTCCAGAGGGTTGTATCGCGATGATTAATAAGGCGAATAAAAATAAGCCGCAAACTGACTATGACTTTTGCAAAGGCTGTGGCATTTGCGCGGTTGAATGTCCAGTTAAATGTATTAAGATGAATTTGGAGGCGAAGTAA
- a CDS encoding 2-oxoacid:acceptor oxidoreductase family protein yields MHQIRFHGRGGQGVVTAAELVAVSAFYEGWQAQAFPSFGVERTGAPIEAFARMDKKPIRTREHVQHPDILIIQDSSLIGTVDLLRGCGKDTIVIVNTTKSKDELAIDLPKENIFAIDATKIALEVLGRNIVNTVILGAFAKGTKLISLESLKKAITEKFGSKGQAMVDKNIKAIEEAYKL; encoded by the coding sequence ATGCATCAAATCAGATTTCACGGTCGTGGTGGACAAGGAGTTGTCACTGCTGCTGAACTCGTTGCCGTTTCCGCCTTTTACGAAGGCTGGCAAGCTCAAGCCTTCCCTTCTTTTGGCGTTGAAAGAACAGGCGCTCCCATCGAAGCCTTCGCCCGCATGGACAAGAAGCCGATTCGCACCCGCGAACATGTGCAACATCCGGATATTTTAATCATTCAAGATTCAAGCCTGATTGGCACCGTTGACCTCTTGCGCGGTTGTGGCAAAGACACTATTGTTATCGTTAACACAACCAAATCAAAAGACGAACTAGCCATTGATTTGCCGAAAGAAAATATTTTTGCAATTGATGCAACCAAAATCGCGTTAGAAGTCTTGGGACGCAATATCGTCAACACCGTCATCCTCGGCGCCTTTGCCAAGGGGACAAAATTAATCAGTCTTGAATCCCTAAAAAAAGCCATCACGGAAAAGTTTGGTAGCAAGGGTCAAGCAATGGTTGATAAAAACATCAAGGCCATTGAAGAGGCTTACAAATTATAA
- a CDS encoding DsbA family protein, protein MNKPWHKKWWGILLIALLTIALMLLSAFGFLLIDITKQTQTQAGKSAFVAKTIPKEILGEDNYWIGSANPKITLVEFADFACPHCANTFPVMRELSIKYKKDIKIIFRDFPVITETSGDLALAARCAGEQGFFWVMHDKLFLNQGISTGDQLKELAKQTGVNMDKFNTCFDGKKYLSKIQKDLTDGNNLGVTGTPTWFINGQKVAGDIPLSGFEQIIKEILNN, encoded by the coding sequence ATGAATAAACCGTGGCATAAAAAATGGTGGGGCATTTTACTAATAGCACTCTTAACGATTGCACTCATGCTTCTGTCCGCATTTGGTTTTTTGCTTATTGATATTACCAAACAAACACAGACACAGGCTGGCAAATCCGCTTTTGTAGCCAAGACTATACCCAAAGAGATCTTGGGTGAAGATAATTACTGGATCGGCTCGGCTAATCCCAAAATTACCCTAGTCGAATTTGCCGATTTTGCTTGTCCGCATTGCGCCAACACCTTTCCAGTCATGCGTGAACTAAGTATTAAATACAAAAAAGATATTAAAATAATTTTCCGCGACTTCCCCGTCATTACAGAAACTTCCGGCGACCTCGCTCTCGCAGCCCGCTGTGCTGGTGAACAAGGTTTTTTCTGGGTCATGCATGATAAATTATTTTTAAATCAAGGTATCAGCACCGGTGACCAATTAAAAGAATTAGCCAAGCAAACCGGGGTCAATATGGATAAATTTAATACCTGTTTTGATGGTAAAAAATACCTAAGCAAGATTCAAAAAGATTTAACTGACGGCAACAACCTCGGCGTTACCGGCACCCCGACTTGGTTTATCAATGGTCAAAAAGTCGCCGGCGACATTCCCCTATCCGGATTTGAACAAATAATCAAAGAAATTTTAAATAATTAA
- a CDS encoding RNA polymerase sigma factor: MPEENELDNKKDEELVELILENQSYFLHIVKRYKTKLLSYIRRISNVSQEEAEDLLQDVFLKVFVNLNDFDDGLKFSSWIYRITHNVVIDNFRKTKSRPQMVELDMNSDRIKHLADDFDIERSLDSNFLKIKIQTALGQLDLKYRDILILKYLEEKDYQEISDIIKKPIGTVASRINKAKQELKKVLKKSASFP; this comes from the coding sequence ATGCCCGAAGAAAATGAGTTAGACAATAAAAAAGATGAGGAACTTGTGGAGTTGATTTTGGAAAATCAGAGTTATTTTTTGCATATTGTAAAACGCTACAAAACCAAGCTCCTTAGCTATATCAGAAGAATATCTAATGTTAGCCAAGAAGAAGCTGAAGATTTATTACAGGATGTGTTTTTGAAAGTATTTGTAAATTTGAATGATTTTGATGATGGTTTGAAGTTTTCGTCCTGGATTTATCGCATTACACACAATGTTGTGATTGATAATTTTCGCAAAACCAAGTCGCGACCGCAGATGGTGGAATTGGATATGAATAGTGATCGCATCAAGCACCTGGCCGACGACTTCGACATTGAACGCAGTTTGGACAGTAATTTTTTGAAAATCAAAATCCAAACGGCTTTGGGGCAACTAGACTTGAAATATCGTGACATATTGATTTTGAAATATCTCGAAGAAAAAGATTATCAAGAAATTTCCGATATTATCAAGAAACCAATCGGCACCGTCGCCTCGCGAATCAATAAGGCAAAGCAGGAGTTAAAAAAAGTTTTAAAAAAATCCGCGTCATTCCCATGA
- a CDS encoding efflux RND transporter periplasmic adaptor subunit — MSSILEESRKARGINGVFQGGKKKIISVILILAIAGGAYYYYVNKKKDNTVAEVVKKDWIVKKDNLKIAIQSDGKVVAEDGVDLSFSVPGDTLEVEDVFVKEGQKVKKGDKVASVKSNDLEFSLRSAYVSYQSALSGLELKQVGPTDDEIAKAKISIEQAKVSLDQSKISLDQLKMTVAQKIETAQNSITTAQNSLNLNQNVDNSLIIKNTYDDLVNTLKGTVIKIGNVLKDSDDILGVDNTYVNDDFENLLGVKDSNTLISAKNSYYQVSNLKNDLEPVVLVLNSASNQASIDSVVSKTKTTLNEMEKHLYSMQKMLDATITSSSFTQSELDSFKSTISSNRSTAVSELSSITNSMQSITTSKNSFDSAENTLKNYQMAYDKAVADLDNTKKQAEKDIASAEAGIKSRETSLQQAQISYNELITPVRDIDLASARSQVTSAAISVDKAKYAMEQAILISPIDGEVSLLNYKKGDFIIKSDNKPVASIINNDTLFVEVKIEQADINKIKNGQKAYATFEALDSLRLEGEVAFVSLTSATDNNGIVTYVVRVVVNNNGETKIREGMTAQVDFVTAEKNDILIVPVTAVRNVNNKPSVELPDGTWAPVVTGFTDGINVEIISGLKAGDKLVY; from the coding sequence ATGAGCTCAATTTTAGAAGAAAGTCGTAAAGCGCGCGGCATCAATGGTGTTTTTCAAGGAGGGAAGAAAAAAATAATTTCCGTTATTTTAATCTTGGCAATTGCCGGTGGTGCCTACTATTATTACGTTAATAAGAAAAAAGACAATACTGTGGCTGAAGTGGTCAAGAAAGATTGGATAGTCAAGAAGGATAATTTAAAAATTGCGATTCAAAGCGATGGCAAGGTGGTAGCCGAGGACGGTGTTGATTTGTCTTTTTCTGTGCCAGGCGACACCTTGGAGGTAGAAGATGTATTTGTTAAAGAAGGGCAAAAAGTAAAAAAGGGTGACAAGGTCGCGTCGGTCAAATCTAATGATTTAGAGTTTAGTTTGCGTAGCGCCTATGTGTCATATCAATCTGCTCTGTCCGGTCTTGAATTGAAACAAGTTGGTCCGACTGATGATGAAATTGCTAAGGCAAAAATATCGATTGAGCAAGCTAAGGTAAGCCTAGACCAGTCAAAAATAAGTCTAGATCAACTTAAAATGACAGTAGCGCAAAAAATTGAAACCGCACAAAATAGCATCACCACTGCGCAGAATAGTTTGAATTTAAATCAAAATGTAGACAATAGTCTGATAATCAAGAATACTTATGATGATTTGGTGAATACCCTAAAAGGAACTGTTATCAAGATAGGCAATGTTTTAAAGGATTCAGATGATATTTTGGGTGTTGACAATACTTATGTTAATGATGATTTTGAAAATCTTTTGGGGGTTAAGGATTCTAATACTTTGATTAGTGCTAAGAACAGTTATTATCAGGTAAGTAATTTAAAAAATGATTTAGAACCAGTTGTCTTAGTCTTGAATTCGGCTAGCAACCAAGCATCAATCGATTCTGTCGTGTCTAAAACTAAAACTACCTTGAACGAGATGGAAAAGCATCTTTATTCGATGCAAAAAATGTTGGATGCGACTATTACGTCTTCAAGTTTCACGCAATCAGAGTTGGATAGCTTCAAAAGCACGATTAGCTCTAATCGTTCGACGGCCGTGAGTGAATTGTCGAGCATTACCAATAGCATGCAATCGATTACTACTTCGAAGAATAGTTTTGATTCTGCGGAAAATACTTTGAAAAATTACCAGATGGCTTATGATAAAGCCGTAGCTGACCTTGATAATACAAAGAAGCAAGCTGAAAAGGATATTGCGAGCGCAGAAGCCGGTATCAAATCAAGAGAAACTTCTTTGCAACAAGCACAAATCAGTTACAATGAATTGATTACACCGGTGCGTGATATTGACCTTGCTTCGGCGCGCTCACAGGTGACCTCGGCGGCAATCAGTGTTGACAAGGCTAAATATGCCATGGAGCAGGCGATATTGATTTCACCGATTGACGGCGAAGTGTCGCTTTTGAATTATAAAAAAGGTGATTTTATTATCAAGAGTGATAATAAGCCAGTAGCTTCAATTATTAATAATGATACACTATTTGTTGAGGTTAAGATTGAACAGGCGGATATCAATAAAATTAAAAATGGTCAAAAAGCCTATGCGACCTTTGAAGCGCTTGATAGCTTACGTCTAGAGGGTGAAGTTGCTTTTGTTTCTTTGACTTCAGCGACTGACAATAATGGAATTGTTACCTATGTGGTGCGAGTAGTGGTGAATAATAATGGTGAAACCAAGATTAGAGAAGGTATGACTGCGCAAGTTGATTTTGTCACCGCTGAAAAGAATGACATTCTTATTGTGCCCGTAACCGCCGTTCGCAACGTTAACAACAAGCCCTCAGTCGAACTTCCAGATGGTACTTGGGCACCAGTGGTAACTGGTTTTACCGATGGAATTAATGTAGAAATTATTTCCGGCCTAAAAGCGGGAGACAAATTAGTTTATTAG
- a CDS encoding ABC transporter ATP-binding protein — protein sequence MNNSAIKLKDAKKSYYLANGEEIPVLKGVDLDIEQGEFVAIMGESGGGKTTLLNILGCLHPLSSGEYSLEGEDIGVVRDDFTLAFIRNKKMGFIFQQFNLLSRLTALKNISLPALYSGMDKRDREERALELMKSVGIDDRAGHKPSELSGGQQQRVSICRALINEPDIILADEPTGALDSKSGLEIMKIFTDLKAKGKTIIMVTHTSEVAKFADRIIYMRDGMVVDNNYKLQSKY from the coding sequence ATGAATAACTCTGCAATAAAATTAAAAGACGCTAAAAAATCCTATTATTTAGCCAATGGTGAAGAAATTCCTGTTTTAAAGGGGGTTGATTTGGATATTGAACAAGGTGAATTTGTGGCCATCATGGGCGAGTCCGGTGGTGGCAAGACCACGCTCTTGAATATTTTGGGCTGTTTACATCCCTTGTCGAGCGGTGAATATTCGCTTGAAGGTGAAGATATTGGCGTTGTTCGTGATGATTTTACCTTAGCTTTTATTCGCAACAAGAAAATGGGTTTTATTTTTCAGCAGTTTAATCTCTTATCAAGACTGACGGCCTTGAAAAATATTTCCTTGCCAGCTTTGTATTCCGGTATGGACAAGCGTGACAGAGAAGAGCGAGCCTTGGAGTTGATGAAAAGTGTTGGCATTGATGACCGCGCTGGTCATAAGCCTAGTGAATTGTCTGGTGGTCAACAACAACGTGTCTCTATTTGTCGTGCCTTAATAAATGAGCCTGATATTATTCTCGCTGATGAACCAACCGGCGCCCTTGATTCCAAATCTGGCTTGGAGATTATGAAAATTTTTACCGACTTAAAAGCCAAAGGCAAAACAATTATTATGGTGACGCATACTTCTGAGGTGGCTAAATTCGCGGATAGAATAATCTACATGCGCGACGGTATGGTTGTAGATAATAATTACAAATTACAATCAAAATATTAA
- a CDS encoding ABC transporter permease — protein MNLEIIKMAFESLLSNKTRTVLSMLGIIIGVSTVIAVFGVGKGVEATVNKQFQGLSANSLLIMSSQQRGAAASSKFTASDGPIIKDKAEHISNVTVLVRSNATVSIGKETGNFSVMGIDQNYFDVSKYKIASGRFFDDAEVTSRAKVVVLGDASIATLFPEGGNPVGQSVTIKGKSYEVIGVLAKIGSSIGPVSPDESIFTPYTTAESSIVGDRAQIMMNATVDDVANVAAATESVTAVLREEHKLKAGVPDDFSVRDAGSMVATAQESAKLMTTFLMVIAAITLLVSGIGIMNVMFVTVAERTKEIGIAKAIGGKQSDILSQFLLESVVLSMIGGLLGIILGTGALYLINRSGLITIAYTLQGPLIGFSFSVFVGVFFGFVPAFKASRLDPVDALRSE, from the coding sequence ATGAACCTAGAAATAATCAAAATGGCCTTCGAGTCATTATTATCTAATAAAACAAGAACGGTGTTGTCGATGCTGGGTATTATTATTGGTGTATCTACGGTTATTGCCGTTTTTGGGGTGGGCAAGGGCGTGGAGGCAACGGTGAATAAACAGTTTCAGGGTTTGAGTGCCAATTCATTATTGATTATGTCGAGCCAGCAACGAGGAGCGGCCGCTAGCTCAAAATTTACCGCGTCTGACGGTCCGATTATCAAGGATAAGGCTGAACATATTAGCAATGTGACCGTTTTGGTGCGCAGTAATGCCACTGTTTCTATCGGCAAGGAGACAGGTAATTTTTCTGTCATGGGCATAGATCAGAACTATTTTGATGTTTCTAAATATAAAATTGCCTCTGGTCGTTTTTTTGATGACGCCGAAGTGACTAGTCGGGCCAAGGTTGTTGTTTTGGGAGATGCTAGTATTGCCACCCTTTTTCCAGAGGGCGGTAATCCAGTTGGACAGAGCGTGACAATTAAAGGCAAGAGCTATGAAGTCATTGGTGTGTTGGCAAAAATTGGCTCTAGCATTGGTCCGGTAAGTCCCGATGAATCGATTTTTACCCCTTATACTACGGCTGAATCTAGTATCGTGGGTGATCGCGCTCAGATTATGATGAACGCAACCGTTGACGATGTGGCTAATGTTGCGGCGGCAACAGAGAGTGTGACGGCTGTTTTGCGCGAGGAACACAAATTGAAAGCTGGTGTCCCTGATGATTTTAGCGTTCGTGATGCTGGTAGTATGGTGGCCACTGCCCAAGAGTCAGCCAAGTTGATGACTACTTTTTTAATGGTGATTGCTGCCATTACTTTGTTGGTATCCGGGATTGGGATTATGAACGTGATGTTTGTGACTGTGGCCGAACGGACTAAAGAAATTGGCATTGCTAAAGCCATTGGGGGTAAACAATCTGATATCTTAAGTCAATTTCTTTTAGAGTCGGTAGTCTTGTCAATGATTGGTGGCCTGCTCGGCATCATTCTCGGCACCGGCGCACTCTATTTAATTAATCGCTCTGGCTTAATTACGATTGCTTACACACTGCAGGGCCCGCTTATTGGTTTCTCCTTTTCCGTTTTCGTTGGTGTCTTCTTCGGCTTCGTTCCTGCCTTCAAGGCCAGTCGCCTTGATCCAGTTGATGCTTTGCGTAGTGAGTAA
- a CDS encoding fibronectin type III domain-containing protein encodes MNKKNTITIMILFAMLLSPFAGLKAADELIITTGDNYIKTDRTASISWYTNVENNCFIDYGIKFDLRDGIKATTTAVELTKENITTKYQYIVNLKDLKESTDYYYRVSCSPLDGGDVIQNAIQRIGYDVRDMDLIINDIYFYPNNPVKGQKFTGEIRVIIGNTGTKEVEVVPQTCLYTNILQIVSATTIIDSQGNDLTAKVFSVCGPTVSGNESEAVYYEIKDAVFNSDIVFNSMVDDGEAIREANDANNVFSKEIKITATSIVTGDNTVIDMDAVLNNGDNVAIGNLTDKFLAETKQVRNLVKEQNVKTKYLDKLIDREQKTLNKMEMAINDFIAYGVDLNTQKLGEGERAAVVSSYKSAFVRLPEVDDELTDLIKIANGRWPSFKNSNAEKRARGQFIKIYKRIANMGNANDNAAVTVMAYGLRQKAENRNMNSEKNGIKTFKSIFGKNPTTTDEWNTMQAITYSGASRGKDSDGDLLTDDREKILGTDVNNKDSDGDGYIDGIEVDNGYNPLKK; translated from the coding sequence ATGAATAAAAAAAATACAATCACAATCATGATTTTATTTGCCATGCTCTTATCTCCTTTTGCAGGGTTAAAAGCAGCAGACGAGCTAATAATAACAACGGGCGATAATTATATAAAAACCGATCGTACAGCATCAATTTCTTGGTATACAAATGTTGAAAATAATTGTTTTATTGATTATGGTATCAAGTTTGATCTGAGGGATGGTATTAAGGCTACTACTACTGCGGTTGAATTAACAAAAGAAAATATTACAACAAAGTATCAATATATTGTAAATTTAAAAGATTTAAAAGAGTCCACGGATTATTATTATAGGGTGAGTTGCAGTCCCTTGGACGGTGGAGATGTTATTCAAAATGCTATACAGAGGATTGGTTATGATGTTCGAGATATGGATTTAATAATTAATGATATTTATTTTTATCCAAATAATCCAGTAAAAGGACAAAAATTTACAGGAGAAATTCGGGTGATAATTGGTAATACTGGCACTAAGGAAGTGGAGGTTGTGCCTCAAACCTGTTTGTATACCAATATATTGCAGATTGTATCAGCTACCACTATTATAGATTCACAGGGTAACGATCTTACAGCTAAAGTATTTTCAGTTTGCGGACCAACGGTGTCGGGTAATGAATCCGAGGCAGTGTATTATGAGATAAAAGACGCTGTTTTCAATTCAGACATTGTTTTTAATTCTATGGTTGACGATGGTGAAGCGATCAGAGAAGCCAATGACGCCAATAATGTATTTAGTAAGGAGATAAAAATAACTGCTACAAGTATTGTGACGGGAGATAATACAGTCATTGACATGGATGCAGTATTGAATAATGGCGACAATGTCGCTATTGGCAATCTTACTGATAAATTTCTTGCAGAAACTAAACAAGTACGTAATTTGGTTAAGGAGCAGAATGTTAAAACAAAATATTTGGATAAACTAATAGACAGGGAACAAAAAACATTAAACAAGATGGAGATGGCGATAAATGACTTTATTGCTTATGGAGTAGATCTTAATACTCAAAAACTGGGCGAAGGTGAAAGGGCGGCAGTAGTTAGTTCATATAAGAGCGCCTTTGTTAGATTGCCAGAAGTTGACGATGAATTAACTGATCTTATTAAGATTGCTAATGGCCGCTGGCCAAGTTTCAAAAACAGCAATGCGGAAAAAAGGGCTAGAGGGCAATTTATAAAAATTTATAAAAGAATTGCCAATATGGGTAATGCTAATGATAATGCAGCGGTTACGGTGATGGCCTATGGTCTTCGACAAAAGGCAGAAAATCGAAATATGAATAGCGAAAAGAACGGCATTAAGACTTTTAAAAGTATTTTTGGTAAAAATCCAACAACTACTGATGAGTGGAATACAATGCAGGCTATTACATATTCCGGAGCTAGTCGTGGTAAAGATAGTGATGGTGATCTTTTGACTGATGATCGAGAAAAGATTTTGGGCACGGATGTTAATAACAAAGATAGTGATGGAGATGGTTATATTGATGGAATTGAGGTTGACAATGGTTACAACCCCTTAAAGAAGTAA
- the pyk gene encoding pyruvate kinase, which produces MQKKQTKIVATISDMRCDVDFIQELYDEGVNVFRLNTAHQNIDDTVRVIKNIRKVSDRIAIMIDLKGPELRTSFAAAAIEIENGAEVALKGGKREDVSTKDLLYVNYPDFVKKVSVGTSVLIDDGELELVVVKKTKDKAICKALNRGIIKSYKTVNVPSVKFNLPSLNVKDRDYLDFVVKNDIDFVAHSFVRSKQDVLDVQAVLDKSKSRAKIISKIENAEGVDNLDEILEVSHGIMVARGDLGIEMPAEELPLIQKKIIKQCILARKPVIVATQVMHSMIKSPRPTRAEVSDVANAVLDGTDAVMLSGETAFGEFPIETVKIMSKIIKKTEAFADQYSVLPLTNIKKTVTCHLVKAAVETARQLDIKEIIIGDETGFSSELISSLRSRIPVFVKTSDRRIVREMSLSYGLNAHYAPKDRNHEEYIRALLKKLVAKGKLKKNDLIIYLAGDPDKKIAANFMEICEVDKYSK; this is translated from the coding sequence ATGCAAAAAAAACAAACAAAAATCGTGGCTACAATCTCAGATATGAGATGTGATGTGGATTTTATTCAAGAGTTATATGACGAAGGGGTGAATGTTTTTCGTCTAAATACCGCTCATCAGAATATTGATGATACGGTGCGTGTGATCAAAAATATCCGTAAGGTTTCAGACCGGATTGCAATTATGATTGATTTAAAAGGGCCGGAATTGCGAACAAGTTTTGCGGCCGCTGCGATTGAAATTGAAAATGGGGCTGAGGTGGCCTTGAAGGGTGGTAAGCGGGAAGATGTTTCGACAAAAGATTTGTTGTATGTTAATTATCCAGATTTTGTGAAAAAAGTCAGTGTGGGCACTAGTGTTTTGATTGACGATGGTGAATTGGAATTAGTAGTAGTAAAGAAAACTAAAGACAAGGCAATTTGTAAGGCTTTAAATCGAGGCATTATCAAGTCATATAAAACAGTTAACGTGCCAAGTGTAAAATTTAATTTGCCATCTTTGAACGTAAAAGACCGTGACTACTTAGATTTTGTCGTAAAAAATGATATTGATTTTGTGGCGCATTCTTTTGTTCGTAGCAAACAAGACGTTTTGGACGTGCAGGCAGTTTTGGACAAGTCCAAGAGTCGAGCGAAGATAATTTCCAAGATTGAAAATGCAGAAGGGGTTGATAATTTGGATGAAATTCTTGAAGTTTCTCATGGGATTATGGTGGCACGTGGCGACTTGGGTATTGAGATGCCGGCTGAAGAATTACCCTTGATTCAAAAGAAAATTATTAAACAATGTATTTTAGCAAGAAAACCGGTAATCGTGGCAACACAGGTAATGCACTCAATGATCAAGAGTCCACGTCCAACCCGTGCTGAGGTGAGCGATGTGGCGAATGCGGTTTTAGATGGTACGGATGCCGTGATGCTTTCCGGTGAAACAGCCTTTGGTGAATTTCCGATTGAGACTGTCAAGATTATGAGTAAAATCATTAAAAAAACTGAAGCTTTTGCTGATCAATACTCTGTTTTACCTTTAACTAATATTAAAAAGACAGTTACATGTCACTTGGTGAAGGCCGCTGTTGAGACGGCGAGACAATTGGATATTAAGGAAATCATTATCGGCGACGAGACTGGTTTTTCATCTGAATTAATTTCATCATTACGTTCTCGTATTCCGGTATTTGTCAAAACCTCTGATCGACGCATCGTGCGCGAGATGTCCTTGTCTTACGGCCTGAATGCGCATTACGCGCCCAAAGATAGAAATCATGAGGAGTATATTAGAGCTTTGTTGAAAAAATTAGTAGCCAAGGGTAAGTTAAAGAAAAATGATTTGATTATTTACTTAGCTGGCGATCCTGATAAGAAAATTGCGGCTAATTTTATGGAAATCTGCGAAGTGGATAAATATTCAAAGTAA